A stretch of the Malus domestica chromosome 08, GDT2T_hap1 genome encodes the following:
- the LOC103450642 gene encoding uncharacterized protein, giving the protein MPKPSACLRELSGREAWKSKSRRWGGGGGGGGNNKSFSGGVGRSEGKGGSFQHMEGLQSMYGNNNGGGGGGFETRKRVMVVVDDSSHSKHAMMWALTHVANTGDLLTLLHIIPSCHDFSSSPCLANSLSSLCKACKPEVEVEALVIQGPRLATVISQVKKLEVSVLVLGQKKPSPLISCIFGSSSSRELFVEHCINNAVCLTIGVRKQSKGVSGYLINTRWQKDFWLLA; this is encoded by the exons ATGCCAAAACCAAGCGCATGTTTGAGGGAGTTAAGTGGAAGGGAGGCTTGGAAATCAAAATCAAGGAggtggggtgggggtgggggtggtggTGGAAATAACAAGTCTTTCAGTGGCGGAGTTGGGCGGTCTGAGGGAAAAGGAGGAAGCTTTCAGCATATGGAAGGGCTTCAAAGCATGTATGGCAACAACAatggtggtggcggtggtggaTTTGAAACGAGGAAGagagtgatggtggtggtggatgaCTCATCACATTCCAAGCATGCCATGATGTGGGCCCTCACTCATGTTGCCAACACGGGTGATTTGCTTACTCTCCTCCACATCATCCCTTCTTGCCATGACTTTTCCTCCTCACCATGCCTTGCCAACTCCCTTAGCTCCCTCTGCAAGGCTTGCAAGCCTGAG GTGGAAGTGGAAGCTCTTGTGATCCAAGGTCCAAGACTGGCCACAGTTATAAGCCAGGTCAAGAAGCTTGAGGTTTCAGTGCTAGTGCTTGGTCAGAAGAAGCCATCTCCCCTCATCAGCTG CATATTtggaagcagcagcagcagagagTTGTTCGTGGAGCATTGCATAAACAATGCAGTGTGTTTGACAATTGGAGTGAGGAAGCAGAGCAAAGGAGTGAGTGGTTACCTTATCAACACCAGATGGCAGAAGGATTTCTGGCTCTTGGCTTAA